The Candidatus Schekmanbacteria bacterium RIFCSPLOWO2_02_FULL_38_14 genome includes a window with the following:
- a CDS encoding phosphatidylserine decarboxylase, with translation MHSPIAKEGFFFIIPFVAAFVLLLIFSRNYVALVIIFLITFFLVFFFRDPVRIAPEGENLIIAPADGKIIKLEKIYENRYLKENVTKISIFMSLFNVHVNRVPVTGTVEKINYNKGKFISAFKDKASLDNEQNSIIIDTGRRKIVVKQIAGIIARRIICRISEKQKVRAGEKLGLICFGSRADMFIPGEIETKIRLGETVKAGKTIIGVLK, from the coding sequence ATGCATTCCCCAATAGCAAAAGAAGGCTTTTTTTTCATTATCCCCTTTGTAGCCGCATTTGTTCTGCTCCTGATTTTCAGCAGAAATTATGTTGCTTTAGTTATTATCTTTCTTATAACCTTCTTTTTGGTTTTCTTCTTCAGGGATCCTGTGAGAATAGCACCTGAAGGGGAAAATCTGATAATTGCACCTGCTGACGGAAAGATAATAAAACTTGAAAAGATTTATGAAAACAGGTATCTTAAAGAAAATGTAACAAAAATAAGTATTTTTATGTCTCTTTTCAATGTCCATGTAAACCGTGTTCCGGTTACAGGAACTGTTGAAAAGATTAATTACAACAAAGGCAAATTTATTTCTGCCTTTAAAGATAAAGCATCTCTTGACAACGAACAGAATTCTATAATTATAGATACAGGCAGAAGAAAAATAGTCGTTAAACAGATAGCCGGAATAATTGCAAGAAGAATCATTTGCCGGATTTCAGAAAAACAGAAGGTAAGAGCAGGAGAAAAGCTCGGGCTTATCTGCTTTGGCTCAAGAGCTGATATGTTTATCCCCGGAGAGATTGAAACGAAAATCAGGTTAGGAGAAACGGTAAAAGCAGGTAAAACCATCATAGGAGTTTTAAAATGA
- a CDS encoding 2-isopropylmalate synthase: MKIEIIKIFDTTLRDGEQSPGASLNIKEKLQMAKQLAKLKVDIIEAGFPIASPGDFEAVREIAKSVRGPVITGLARAKKEDIDIAWKALKFAKKPRIHTFIATSDIHMKYKLEKSKGEVLSDAVKSVKLAKKYTEDVEFSAEDASRSNRNFLAEVIEAAIDAGANTVNIPDTVGYAMPTEFGELIRYLKEKVSNIDRAVISVHCHNDLGLAVANSIAAIENGARQVECTVNGIGERAGNASIEEIVMGIYTRKDILPFKTNIKTTEIYNSSRLFSRLTGLHVQVNKAVVGKNAFAHEAGIHQHGMLKKSLTYEIMTPKLVGVKETNLVLGKHSGRHALARRYKELGYEMTKEEIDKAYTIFTELADKKKVIFNEDLEAIIDDEIRTVPEIFQLVGLQAISGDKISSTATVKIKKGNKIFQESAIGDGPVDASCVAIDKITKIKGKFLDYSIRSVSAGREAVGEALVKVKFGDKVVTGKAASTDVIFASAKGYLNALNKFLSKDKEKKGI, encoded by the coding sequence GTGAAGATTGAAATAATTAAAATTTTTGATACTACTCTGAGAGACGGGGAACAGTCTCCGGGGGCAAGTCTGAATATAAAAGAAAAGCTCCAGATGGCAAAGCAACTTGCAAAACTAAAAGTTGATATTATCGAAGCAGGCTTCCCTATTGCTTCTCCGGGAGACTTTGAAGCAGTAAGGGAAATAGCAAAATCAGTGAGAGGTCCTGTCATTACAGGGCTTGCAAGGGCGAAGAAAGAGGATATAGATATTGCGTGGAAGGCATTGAAGTTTGCTAAAAAGCCGAGAATACACACTTTTATTGCAACATCTGACATCCATATGAAGTACAAGCTTGAAAAATCAAAAGGCGAGGTTCTGAGCGATGCAGTAAAGTCTGTAAAACTTGCGAAAAAGTACACTGAAGACGTGGAATTCTCAGCAGAAGATGCATCCAGAAGTAACAGGAATTTTCTTGCTGAAGTAATTGAAGCGGCAATAGATGCAGGAGCAAACACAGTAAATATTCCTGATACAGTCGGATATGCAATGCCAACAGAGTTTGGAGAATTAATCAGGTATCTGAAAGAAAAGGTTTCAAACATAGACAGGGCAGTTATAAGCGTTCACTGCCATAATGACCTTGGGCTGGCAGTTGCAAACTCAATTGCTGCAATTGAAAACGGAGCAAGGCAGGTTGAGTGTACTGTGAACGGAATTGGTGAAAGAGCGGGAAATGCATCTATTGAAGAAATTGTAATGGGAATTTACACAAGAAAAGACATTCTCCCGTTTAAAACAAACATAAAAACTACTGAGATTTACAACTCAAGCCGTCTGTTTTCAAGATTAACCGGGCTTCATGTGCAGGTTAACAAAGCAGTTGTCGGGAAAAATGCTTTTGCACACGAAGCAGGAATCCATCAGCATGGCATGTTAAAAAAATCTCTGACCTATGAGATAATGACGCCAAAGCTTGTTGGCGTCAAGGAAACAAATCTCGTTCTGGGTAAACACTCAGGAAGGCATGCACTGGCGAGAAGATACAAGGAACTTGGATATGAGATGACAAAAGAAGAAATTGATAAGGCTTATACCATATTCACTGAACTGGCAGATAAGAAAAAAGTGATTTTCAATGAAGACCTTGAGGCGATTATTGATGATGAGATAAGAACCGTCCCTGAGATATTCCAGCTCGTAGGACTTCAGGCAATTAGCGGAGACAAAATCTCCTCAACTGCTACAGTGAAGATAAAGAAAGGCAACAAAATTTTTCAGGAATCTGCTATTGGCGACGGTCCTGTTGATGCATCATGCGTTGCAATTGACAAGATAACAAAGATAAAAGGAAAGTTTCTTGACTATTCGATTCGCTCCGTATCAGCAGGAAGAGAGGCTGTGGGTGAAGCTCTTGTGAAAGTAAAGTTCGGTGACAAAGTGGTAACAGGAAAAGCTGCAAGCACTGATGTTATTTTTGCAAGCGCCAAAGGATATTTAAACGCCCTTAATAAATTTTTGTCCAAAGATAAGGAGAAGAAAGGTATTTAA
- a CDS encoding 3-isopropylmalate dehydratase large subunit — MGMTITEKILASHADKKKVQPGEIVNCKTDILLGNDITAPISINLFEKSGAKKVFDRNKIVFVPDHFAPNKDIESATQCKKLRDFSLKHRITNYFEVGRMGIEHALLPEKGIVLPGDLVIGADSHTCTYGALGAFSTGIGSTDLAAAMIIGKVWLKVPQTIKFIFFGKLNKWVSGKDLILYTIGKIGVDGANYRAMEFCGEAIKSLNMDNRLTICNMAIEAGAKNGIIAPDAETLRYVKKRAKRKYKIYNSDKDASCEEILEFNCTKIEPQVAFPHSPENTKPVSEAGKIKIDQVIIGSCTNGRITDLIEAAKILKGKKVNPNVRLLIFPATQEIYKEAMKMGIIDIFIDAEAVVSTPTCGPCLGGHMGILAEGERAVATTNRNFVGRMGHVKSEIYLASPAVAAASAVKGRIASPEEVVGK, encoded by the coding sequence ATGGGAATGACTATAACTGAAAAGATACTTGCGTCTCACGCCGATAAAAAAAAAGTACAGCCGGGCGAGATAGTAAACTGTAAAACAGATATCCTTCTTGGAAATGACATAACAGCTCCAATCTCCATCAATCTTTTTGAAAAGTCCGGAGCAAAGAAAGTCTTTGACAGAAATAAAATTGTCTTTGTTCCTGACCACTTTGCTCCAAACAAGGATATTGAGTCTGCAACACAGTGCAAAAAGCTGAGAGATTTTTCCCTGAAGCACAGGATAACAAACTATTTTGAAGTCGGGAGAATGGGAATCGAGCATGCCCTTTTGCCAGAAAAGGGAATTGTTCTGCCAGGAGACCTTGTTATTGGCGCTGACTCACACACCTGCACCTACGGGGCGCTTGGTGCATTTTCCACAGGAATCGGAAGCACTGACCTTGCAGCAGCAATGATAATAGGAAAGGTGTGGCTTAAAGTTCCGCAAACAATAAAATTTATTTTTTTCGGAAAACTCAATAAATGGGTATCAGGCAAAGATTTGATTCTCTACACAATAGGAAAAATAGGAGTTGATGGAGCAAATTACAGGGCAATGGAATTCTGTGGTGAAGCAATCAAAAGCCTCAATATGGATAACAGGCTTACAATATGCAATATGGCAATTGAAGCAGGCGCAAAGAACGGAATAATCGCTCCTGATGCAGAAACCCTGAGATATGTGAAGAAAAGAGCAAAGAGAAAGTATAAAATTTATAACAGCGACAAAGACGCCTCTTGCGAAGAGATACTTGAGTTCAACTGTACCAAAATTGAACCACAGGTGGCTTTTCCCCATTCTCCGGAAAATACAAAACCTGTGAGTGAAGCCGGAAAGATAAAAATTGACCAGGTAATAATCGGCTCATGCACAAACGGAAGAATTACAGACCTGATTGAAGCAGCAAAAATCCTTAAAGGCAAAAAAGTGAATCCCAATGTGAGGCTCTTAATATTCCCTGCAACACAGGAAATATACAAAGAGGCTATGAAAATGGGCATTATTGATATTTTCATTGATGCAGAAGCAGTTGTAAGCACGCCAACCTGCGGACCCTGCCTTGGAGGGCATATGGGTATACTTGCAGAAGGAGAAAGGGCTGTGGCAACAACAAACAGAAATTTTGTTGGAAGAATGGGACATGTGAAAAGTGAGATATATCTGGCAAGTCCTGCAGTAGCAGCAGCCTCTGCAGTCAAGGGCAGAATAGCAAGCCCTGAGGAAGTAGTAGGAAAATAG
- a CDS encoding 3-isopropylmalate dehydrogenase: protein MRRDLSYKIAILSGDGIGPEVMDGGLQVLKAAEEKFDIRFELFHALIGGSAIDKKDNPLPPETLKLCKNSDAVLLAAVGGPKWDKLNPSERPESGLLRLRKELGVYANLRPAKIFPGMEKSSSLKKEVIKDVDLIVVRELSGGLYYGKPRGIKKIKNGHQAINTMSYSTQEIEKIARVAFQIARKRRKEITSADKANVLECSQLWRKTVTELSRDYPDVKLRHLYVDNCSMQLVKNPKQFDVILTENLFGDILSDEAAMLTGSIGMLPSASIGDKVGLYEPVHGSAPDIAGKNKANPIAMILSVADMFRYSFGLENVSAAIENSVKAVIKKGYRTPDIMEEKKKPVGTKEMGELITQELLKC from the coding sequence ATGAGAAGAGATTTATCATATAAAATCGCTATTCTCTCTGGTGACGGAATAGGTCCTGAAGTTATGGATGGAGGTTTGCAGGTATTAAAAGCTGCAGAAGAAAAATTTGATATCAGATTTGAACTTTTCCACGCCCTGATAGGCGGTTCAGCCATAGATAAAAAAGATAATCCTCTGCCACCTGAAACCCTTAAACTCTGCAAAAATTCTGACGCAGTTCTTCTTGCAGCAGTTGGAGGACCGAAATGGGACAAGCTTAACCCTTCTGAAAGACCTGAAAGCGGACTTTTAAGACTGAGAAAAGAACTTGGAGTTTATGCAAACCTCAGGCCTGCAAAAATATTTCCCGGTATGGAGAAAAGCTCCTCCTTGAAAAAAGAGGTAATAAAAGACGTTGACCTGATTGTTGTCAGGGAACTTTCTGGAGGATTATATTACGGAAAACCACGGGGAATTAAAAAAATAAAAAATGGTCATCAGGCAATTAATACAATGTCATATTCAACACAAGAAATTGAAAAAATAGCAAGGGTTGCCTTTCAGATTGCAAGGAAAAGAAGAAAAGAAATCACCTCTGCTGACAAGGCAAATGTCCTTGAATGTTCACAACTGTGGAGAAAAACTGTAACTGAATTGAGCAGAGATTATCCTGATGTAAAGCTCCGCCACCTCTATGTTGATAACTGCTCAATGCAGCTTGTGAAAAATCCCAAGCAGTTTGATGTAATACTTACTGAAAATCTTTTTGGCGACATCCTAAGCGATGAAGCTGCAATGCTCACAGGCTCAATCGGAATGCTTCCTTCTGCAAGTATTGGAGACAAAGTCGGACTCTACGAGCCTGTTCACGGAAGCGCCCCAGACATAGCAGGAAAAAACAAGGCAAATCCCATTGCAATGATTCTGTCAGTTGCTGATATGTTCAGATACTCTTTCGGACTTGAAAATGTTTCAGCAGCAATTGAAAATTCTGTTAAAGCTGTTATCAAAAAAGGATACCGTACACCTGACATCATGGAAGAAAAGAAAAAGCCTGTTGGTACAAAAGAGATGGGGGAACTGATAACTCAGGAATTGTTGAAGTGTTAA
- a CDS encoding glutamate-1-semialdehyde-2,1-aminomutase → MRKISKKLFSISLKHFPGGVNSPVRAFKTVGSTPLFIKKAKGSKILDVDENQYIDFICSFGPLILGHSHPAVIKAIKKVAEKGTSFGACTEYEIELASIIKKAMPSIEMLRFVNSGTEATMSAIRLARAYTGKDKIIKFEGCYHGHSDSLLVKAGSGASTTGIPTSQGVPESFIRNTISLPYNSIEAILKIFTKDKNTIAGVIVEPVAGNMGVIPPVRGFLEALRKITEKNKSLLIFDEVITGFRVSFGGAQKLYKIKPDLTCLGKIIGGGLPVGAYGGKKEIMKMVSPSGNVYQAGTLSGNPLAMNAGIATLNILSEKNFYNQLEDKSERLCSGIAEKIKKHGIKASLSRFGSMFTIFFRDTPPANYQEICQCDMKKFSRFFNLLLNEGIFIPPSQFEAWFVSQAHSGKDIEETITKAGKTLTKI, encoded by the coding sequence TTGAGAAAAATTTCAAAAAAACTTTTTAGTATTTCCTTAAAACATTTCCCCGGTGGAGTTAACAGCCCTGTCCGGGCATTCAAGACTGTTGGAAGCACTCCTCTTTTTATAAAAAAAGCCAAAGGCTCAAAAATTCTTGATGTAGATGAAAATCAGTATATAGATTTTATTTGTTCTTTTGGTCCTCTGATTCTTGGTCATTCTCACCCTGCTGTGATTAAAGCCATAAAAAAAGTTGCAGAAAAGGGGACAAGCTTTGGCGCCTGCACAGAATATGAAATTGAACTTGCCTCAATAATAAAAAAGGCAATGCCTTCAATAGAAATGCTGCGCTTTGTAAACTCCGGCACAGAAGCCACAATGAGCGCAATTCGTCTTGCAAGGGCATATACAGGGAAAGATAAAATAATCAAGTTTGAAGGCTGCTACCACGGCCATTCTGATAGTCTCCTTGTCAAAGCAGGTTCTGGCGCATCAACTACAGGCATACCAACAAGCCAAGGAGTTCCTGAAAGTTTTATCAGGAATACAATAAGTCTTCCCTATAACAGTATAGAAGCAATTCTAAAAATTTTTACAAAAGACAAAAACACTATTGCAGGAGTAATAGTGGAACCAGTAGCAGGAAATATGGGAGTTATCCCGCCTGTTAGAGGTTTTCTTGAGGCTTTAAGAAAAATTACTGAAAAAAATAAATCACTTCTGATTTTTGATGAGGTGATTACAGGATTCAGAGTCTCTTTTGGCGGTGCGCAAAAGCTTTATAAAATAAAGCCTGACCTCACCTGCCTTGGAAAAATCATAGGCGGGGGATTACCAGTTGGCGCCTATGGAGGAAAAAAAGAAATAATGAAAATGGTATCACCCTCAGGCAATGTCTATCAGGCAGGAACACTTTCAGGAAATCCTCTTGCAATGAATGCGGGAATTGCAACGCTTAACATATTATCAGAAAAGAATTTTTACAACCAATTAGAAGATAAATCTGAAAGACTTTGTAGTGGAATTGCAGAAAAAATAAAAAAACACGGAATCAAAGCATCATTGTCCAGATTTGGTTCCATGTTCACAATATTCTTTAGAGATACTCCTCCAGCCAACTATCAGGAAATCTGCCAGTGTGACATGAAAAAATTCAGCAGATTTTTTAACCTTCTTCTTAATGAAGGAATATTCATTCCACCATCACAGTTTGAAGCATGGTTTGTCTCTCAGGCTCATTCGGGTAAGGATATTGAGGAAACAATTACTAAGGCAGGGAAGACATTAACAAAGATTTAG
- a CDS encoding CDP-diacylglycerol--serine O-phosphatidyltransferase: MKKGIYILPSLCTTGNAICGFYSIVSVINGITLHSVGDIERAKNAFISSAYAIIFGILFDGLDGRIARIMKSTSRFGLEFDSLADLISFGIAPGLLVYCWALRPYGKIGWLAALLFVICGALRLARFNTQASEGKSRYFTGLPIPAAAGVIATLIIFYFSYWDSLKGFLRYRAIISVVVVYVLAFLMVSTIKFRSLKEFDIKKRKPFNVVLGLILFIFIIIMKPQIMVFLISWSYAAFGLCEGTYLFVKRLTSAKEGLEAEKAIFRRRKKGVTRED; encoded by the coding sequence ATGAAAAAGGGAATTTATATATTGCCAAGCCTGTGTACAACAGGAAATGCCATATGTGGTTTCTACTCCATTGTGTCAGTCATAAACGGAATAACCCTCCACTCAGTAGGAGATATAGAAAGAGCAAAGAATGCTTTTATTTCATCTGCATATGCAATTATTTTTGGAATACTCTTTGATGGCTTGGACGGAAGGATTGCAAGGATTATGAAATCAACAAGCAGGTTTGGCTTGGAGTTTGACTCTCTTGCTGACCTTATAAGCTTTGGAATTGCACCAGGGCTTCTTGTGTACTGCTGGGCTTTAAGGCCCTATGGGAAGATTGGATGGCTTGCAGCTTTACTCTTTGTAATATGCGGCGCCTTAAGGCTTGCCCGCTTCAACACGCAGGCTTCAGAGGGAAAAAGCAGATATTTCACAGGACTTCCAATTCCGGCAGCAGCAGGAGTCATTGCAACTCTTATAATCTTCTATTTCAGCTACTGGGACTCTCTTAAAGGTTTTTTACGATACAGGGCAATAATCTCTGTAGTGGTTGTATATGTTCTGGCTTTCCTGATGGTAAGCACAATTAAGTTCAGAAGCCTTAAGGAATTTGATATTAAAAAAAGAAAGCCTTTTAATGTAGTGCTTGGGTTAATACTTTTTATATTTATAATAATAATGAAACCGCAAATAATGGTTTTTTTGATATCATGGAGTTATGCTGCCTTTGGTCTTTGTGAAGGCACTTATCTGTTTGTAAAGAGATTGACTTCAGCAAAAGAAGGACTGGAGGCAGAAAAAGCAATCTTCAGAAGAAGAAAAAAAGGGGTGACGCGTGAAGATTGA
- a CDS encoding acetolactate synthase small subunit: MRHTISILVENKFGVLARVSGLFSSRGFNIESLSVGETADPSVSRMTIVTKGDDQIIEQVIKQLRRLIDVIKVTDLSEESYVERELVLIKVNADSKSRTEMMEIVDIFRGKIIDVSPKSYVIEVTGDNEKIDAIIGLLKPIGIKEIARTGSVAMSRGVKKEK; encoded by the coding sequence ATGAGACACACAATATCAATTCTTGTAGAAAATAAATTTGGAGTCCTCGCAAGGGTCTCAGGGCTCTTTTCAAGCCGAGGCTTTAACATAGAGTCTCTTTCTGTTGGCGAGACAGCTGACCCTTCAGTATCAAGGATGACAATCGTAACAAAAGGCGACGACCAGATAATAGAGCAGGTTATTAAGCAGTTACGCCGTCTGATAGATGTTATTAAGGTCACAGATCTTTCTGAGGAAAGCTATGTTGAAAGGGAGCTTGTTTTAATCAAAGTCAATGCTGACTCCAAAAGCAGAACTGAAATGATGGAGATAGTGGATATTTTCCGCGGAAAAATTATAGATGTAAGCCCCAAAAGCTATGTAATTGAGGTTACAGGAGACAATGAAAAAATTGATGCAATCATCGGTCTTTTGAAACCCATTGGAATAAAAGAAATAGCAAGGACCGGAAGTGTTGCAATGAGCAGAGGAGTTAAAAAGGAAAAATAA
- a CDS encoding ketol-acid reductoisomerase codes for MAKIYYEKNADMKMLKNKTISVIGYGSQGHAQAQNLKDSGLNVVVSEIEGSPQWEKAKKDGMKVMTTGEAAKTGDIIQMLVPDEHQGAVYKNFIKGNLRKGKVLVFSHGFNIHYGQIVPPADIDVIMVAPKGPGHLVRRLYTEGRGVPALIAVYQDASKNAKKTALAYARGIGAARAGIIETTFKEETETDLFGEQAVLCGGATSLIMAGFETLIEAGYQPEIAYFECLHELKLIVDLIYEGGIANMRYSISNTAEYGDLTRGPRIITDETRKEMKKILLEIQSGEFAREWILENQANRPVFNALARKGSEHLIEKVGKELRKMMSWIGKPVNK; via the coding sequence ATGGCAAAGATCTATTATGAAAAAAATGCAGATATGAAGATGCTAAAAAACAAAACAATTTCTGTAATCGGATATGGAAGCCAGGGACATGCTCAGGCTCAGAATCTTAAGGATAGCGGACTCAATGTTGTAGTCAGCGAAATAGAGGGTTCTCCGCAATGGGAAAAAGCCAAGAAAGACGGAATGAAGGTCATGACCACAGGGGAAGCCGCAAAAACCGGAGACATAATCCAGATGCTTGTACCTGATGAACATCAGGGAGCTGTATATAAAAATTTCATTAAGGGAAATCTCAGGAAAGGTAAAGTTCTTGTCTTCTCCCATGGTTTTAATATCCATTACGGGCAGATTGTGCCTCCTGCTGATATTGACGTAATAATGGTTGCTCCAAAAGGTCCGGGACATCTTGTAAGAAGACTTTACACAGAAGGAAGAGGAGTTCCTGCGCTGATTGCCGTGTATCAGGATGCTTCCAAAAATGCAAAAAAGACTGCCTTGGCATATGCAAGAGGAATAGGCGCTGCAAGAGCAGGAATCATAGAAACAACATTTAAGGAAGAAACTGAAACAGATCTCTTTGGCGAGCAGGCAGTTCTATGCGGAGGAGCCACATCTCTTATAATGGCAGGTTTTGAGACTCTGATTGAAGCAGGTTACCAGCCTGAAATTGCGTATTTTGAATGCCTTCACGAATTAAAACTCATAGTTGACCTTATATATGAGGGCGGTATTGCAAATATGCGCTACTCAATAAGCAACACTGCAGAATACGGAGATTTGACAAGAGGTCCAAGAATAATCACTGATGAAACAAGGAAAGAAATGAAAAAGATTTTGTTAGAAATCCAGAGCGGAGAATTTGCGCGGGAATGGATACTTGAAAACCAGGCAAACAGGCCTGTCTTTAATGCCCTTGCCAGAAAAGGCTCTGAACACTTGATAGAAAAAGTTGGGAAAGAGCTCCGGAAGATGATGAGCTGGATAGGCAAGCCGGTAAATAAGTAA
- a CDS encoding 3-isopropylmalate dehydratase small subunit — translation MKLKGNVFKYGDDVNTDEIIPARYLNTSDPKELAKHCMEDIDKDFVTKVKSGDIIVAEKNFGCGSSREHAPIAIKAAGVSCVIAKSFARIFYRNSINTGLSILECAEAAEEADSFDKMEVDLDRGIIRNLTKGKTYNSQGFPKFVQGIIKAGGLMKWVRKKK, via the coding sequence ATGAAGCTTAAAGGCAATGTTTTTAAATACGGTGATGATGTTAATACTGATGAAATCATTCCTGCAAGATATCTTAACACATCTGACCCAAAAGAGCTTGCAAAGCACTGCATGGAAGACATTGATAAAGATTTTGTCACAAAGGTAAAATCCGGAGACATAATCGTTGCAGAAAAAAACTTTGGATGTGGTTCTTCAAGAGAGCATGCACCAATTGCAATAAAGGCAGCAGGAGTTTCCTGTGTAATAGCAAAATCATTCGCAAGGATATTCTACAGGAACTCAATAAACACAGGGCTGTCAATCCTTGAATGTGCTGAAGCTGCTGAGGAAGCAGATAGTTTTGATAAAATGGAAGTAGATTTAGATAGAGGAATAATCAGAAATTTGACAAAAGGAAAAACTTATAACTCTCAAGGTTTTCCAAAATTTGTTCAGGGAATCATCAAAGCAGGAGGGTTGATGAAGTGGGTAAGAAAGAAGAAGTGA
- a CDS encoding secondary thiamine-phosphate synthase enzyme gives MNVLSEDISVSTRGYCDIIDITPQVCQKIKSSGIKNGIVTLFISGSTGAITTIEYESGVVNDLKDAIEKIAPQNIPYKHDARWGDGNGFSHVRAALLGASFSVPVKDGKPTLGTWQQIVFIDFDNRSRKRNIVVQIIGG, from the coding sequence ATGAATGTTTTAAGCGAAGATATTTCTGTAAGTACCAGAGGCTATTGCGATATAATTGATATTACACCTCAGGTATGCCAGAAAATTAAATCCTCAGGAATCAAAAACGGTATTGTCACTCTTTTTATCTCCGGCTCAACAGGTGCAATCACTACAATTGAATATGAATCAGGAGTAGTAAACGACCTGAAAGATGCTATTGAAAAAATTGCCCCTCAAAATATCCCTTATAAACATGATGCCCGATGGGGAGACGGCAACGGGTTTTCCCATGTAAGGGCAGCACTTCTTGGAGCATCCTTTTCTGTGCCTGTAAAAGACGGAAAACCAACCCTTGGAACATGGCAGCAGATAGTTTTTATTGATTTTGACAACCGTTCAAGAAAACGGAATATTGTAGTACAGATAATAGGAGGATAG